In a single window of the Campylobacter hyointestinalis subsp. lawsonii genome:
- a CDS encoding RecB-like helicase: MKFENYLCLEASAGSGKTFALSVRYIALLLQGNHPSKILALTFTNKAANEMKHRFTDTFCNLHLSKCDGERNAICELLGKSKEEVLALRDKFMADFLSSELKISTFDSFFATILRQFSLNLGLMPDFNSLNDNSIEVKNEFKRLLNSNSMMSKVAKYLYYTNSKENALFEKLSLLSQTKFDKLGAPLPSPKNAMDRYTALCDVALKLSSDKNYISNFNKNLSLKDIVEKAVVKDIKKNYFNKVRDNAEFNAARDEFINALKEYYLALEKYEISQISYFVDLYKKAIANVNRRENSLSFADITNWVNELLTNKNKQNIDMLYFRLDAKIRHILIDEFQDTDIKQYEILEPLIAESLSGIGQSGIGSFFYVGDIKQSIYRFRGGQSGLFDKLKFKFPQIKTQSLDKNYRSDKIIVEYVNDKFKYKYPHYKNQIPNSKDDGYVRVIKFDREKYLEAIYDSINHLSKFGVKYEDMAILCWKNSDIYNIKDFLEDKGLEVSTQTTNNLIKSANVAAVVAFLKYSIFGDEIYLNAQYEITKNKKVKLELKSDASVAQTLKFIAKYLELEPCDVDLLKLYEISSRYSDIYDFAFNIDNDQTNSAKNSQKGITIMTVHKSKGLQFDHVIVLDYIGKENSQKDKFLMEYNLNTDSWDIRLANKVFEYLGDENYIKLQDRQKELDRKEVINKIYVALTRAKHSLIILAKDNPNGNNISYFTSYESNGKAVEYLNLDECKSGIIKPNIDKKQEPRPQIIHLKPFEKVAPQEILTSDKPKESLDSIYFGKALHYYLESIDFADLKSLKIAQNCLYNKFGAFIDQDGLKEIKARVDRLLNNPQFLEIIKDKRLYQEQDIGFNGALKRIDLLCVNSDEIEIIDYKTSLKNSDEHKEQVKEYLDILSQIYPQKNLKASIVYILHDEIQISKL; encoded by the coding sequence ATGAAATTTGAAAATTATTTGTGCTTAGAAGCGAGTGCAGGAAGTGGCAAGACATTTGCTCTATCAGTTCGCTATATCGCTCTATTATTACAAGGCAATCACCCAAGCAAAATCCTAGCCCTAACATTCACAAACAAAGCTGCAAACGAGATGAAACACAGGTTCACAGATACATTTTGTAATCTACATTTAAGCAAGTGCGATGGCGAGAGAAATGCGATTTGCGAGCTTTTGGGCAAATCAAAAGAAGAAGTTTTGGCACTTAGAGATAAATTTATGGCTGATTTTTTATCAAGTGAGTTAAAGATATCTACATTTGACTCCTTTTTTGCTACTATTCTTAGGCAGTTTAGTTTAAATTTAGGTCTTATGCCAGATTTTAACTCTCTTAATGATAATAGCATTGAGGTTAAAAATGAGTTTAAAAGGCTCTTAAACTCAAATTCAATGATGAGCAAAGTAGCAAAATATCTATATTATACAAATAGCAAAGAAAATGCCCTTTTTGAAAAGCTTTCTCTACTCTCACAAACTAAATTTGATAAATTAGGCGCCCCATTGCCAAGCCCTAAAAACGCAATGGATAGATATACTGCCCTATGTGATGTGGCATTAAAATTGAGTAGCGATAAGAATTATATAAGTAATTTTAATAAAAATTTAAGCTTAAAAGATATAGTTGAAAAAGCGGTTGTAAAAGATATAAAGAAAAATTATTTTAATAAAGTAAGAGACAACGCCGAATTTAACGCCGCTAGAGATGAGTTTATAAATGCTTTAAAAGAGTATTATCTAGCTCTTGAGAAATATGAAATATCTCAAATTTCATATTTTGTGGATCTCTATAAAAAGGCAATCGCTAATGTAAATCGCCGTGAAAATAGCCTAAGTTTTGCCGATATCACAAATTGGGTTAATGAGCTTTTAACTAACAAAAACAAGCAAAATATCGATATGCTATATTTTCGCCTTGATGCTAAGATCAGGCATATTTTGATCGATGAGTTTCAAGATACTGATATCAAGCAGTATGAGATATTAGAACCACTCATAGCTGAAAGTCTCTCTGGCATAGGTCAAAGTGGCATTGGGAGCTTTTTTTATGTTGGTGATATAAAGCAGAGTATTTATAGATTTCGTGGGGGTCAAAGTGGGCTATTTGATAAGCTTAAATTTAAATTCCCACAGATAAAAACTCAAAGCCTAGATAAAAATTATCGCAGTGATAAAATCATAGTAGAATATGTAAATGATAAATTTAAATACAAATATCCACACTACAAAAATCAAATTCCAAATAGCAAAGATGATGGCTATGTGAGGGTTATTAAATTTGATAGAGAAAAATATTTAGAGGCAATTTATGATAGCATAAATCATCTAAGTAAATTTGGTGTAAAGTATGAAGATATGGCGATACTTTGTTGGAAAAATAGTGATATTTATAATATCAAAGATTTTTTAGAAGATAAAGGTTTAGAAGTATCGACTCAAACTACAAATAATCTTATCAAAAGTGCAAATGTAGCGGCGGTGGTGGCGTTTTTGAAATACTCTATTTTTGGTGATGAGATATATTTAAACGCTCAATATGAGATAACCAAAAACAAAAAAGTCAAACTAGAGTTAAAAAGCGATGCTAGCGTAGCTCAAACTCTTAAATTTATCGCTAAATACCTTGAGCTTGAGCCTTGTGATGTTGATCTATTGAAACTATATGAGATTAGTAGCAGATATAGCGATATATACGACTTTGCTTTTAATATCGATAATGACCAGACAAATAGTGCCAAAAATAGCCAAAAAGGCATAACGATAATGACCGTTCATAAGAGCAAAGGGCTGCAATTTGACCATGTCATCGTGCTTGATTATATAGGCAAAGAAAATAGCCAAAAAGATAAATTTTTAATGGAGTATAATCTAAACACAGATAGCTGGGATATAAGGTTAGCTAATAAGGTGTTTGAGTATTTGGGCGATGAGAATTATATCAAGCTTCAAGATAGACAAAAAGAGCTTGATAGAAAAGAGGTTATAAATAAAATTTATGTAGCATTAACCAGGGCTAAACATAGCTTAATAATCTTAGCCAAAGATAATCCAAATGGCAACAATATCTCATATTTTACTAGTTATGAATCAAATGGCAAAGCAGTAGAATATCTAAATTTAGATGAATGCAAATCAGGGATTATCAAACCAAATATCGACAAGAAGCAAGAGCCAAGGCCGCAAATAATCCATCTTAAACCATTTGAAAAGGTTGCGCCACAAGAGATTTTAACCAGTGATAAGCCAAAAGAGAGCTTAGATTCTATCTACTTTGGCAAGGCGCTGCATTATTATCTTGAGAGCATTGATTTTGCTGATTTAAAATCGCTTAAAATCGCTCAAAATTGCTTGTATAATAAATTTGGAGCATTTATCGACCAAGATGGCTTAAAAGAGATTAAAGCTAGAGTTGATAGACTTTTAAATAACCCGCAATTTTTAGAAATTATAAAAGATAAAAGATTATATCAAGAGCAAGATATCGGATTTAATGGGGCGTTAAAACGCATCGATTTATTATGTGTAAATAGCGATGAAATCGAGATAATAGACTATAAAACCTCTCTTAAAAATAGCGATGAGCATAAAGAGCAAGTCAAAGAATATCTAGATATTTTATCTCAAATTTATCCACAAAAAAATCTAAAAGCTAGTATAGTTTATATACTACATGATGAAATTCAAATTTCAAAGCTCTAA
- a CDS encoding PD-(D/E)XK nuclease family protein — MQNRALFVLSTSRNVRDFYSNNLSSNSLLPKIMNIAEFFGEVIYVPDRRRATDMESLLYMRNAINRVENISSILNIKDEFLVFLKNSNYLFSFFKELSKEKKRVADLSIADTYANYDEHLTILDNLGRIYKQSLDELGLYDDITISDYYEINPNFISNFDRIELRIDGILTLLEWEILIKISEKIPLILNFDCSKFNQKTIEKIRNFTNLNFKTGHNYKLNLSDKSIESKTKLNQNPNINIKGFSIRSLQAAFVFDEISNMIRDGIKPQDIAVILPDESFALILQNLDENNMLNYAMGKSLKNSQIYTLLHTIKEAISQGLEYEFDENYIQNSKELNQLIATLNSFKIPTQIYQDIQNMFYSKAKFDSFENAIKSLLNDIKRVDEIDEIIENELFSIKTLLRQIELKFSDVLELFLINFSSKTQSMVGGGLVSVIGILESRFKSYDGVIIVDFNDSLVPKRSQKEMFLSSAVRKNAGLISHSDRENLQRFYYESLINRAKRVSISYVENDENIVSRFIRDFESVKKIEISQISYENALHKGGIAIDLTPRDIVETHDFFAEPISFSRLDTYLKCKRRYYYKYIKKIKESRFYDRDALDFGTLVHEALEEYFKQSSAKFDKSEFLQIYSKYQKDTTLKSEIFKLKLDEFASSQNSHFKDGFSVSECEKKIEAKFNGIFIKGKIDRVDINGNDIWLIDYKSGKADEKSLQLAFYELLYQAKFDKTAKGYFYSFDDNKFTNSKADIDKLIEVLDELKKMSNSQIPFSQDTKHCDICPYESLCLRGLR, encoded by the coding sequence ATGCAAAATAGAGCTCTTTTTGTCCTTAGCACTTCTAGAAATGTGCGGGATTTTTATTCTAATAATCTAAGCTCAAATTCGCTCTTGCCAAAGATAATGAATATAGCAGAGTTTTTTGGTGAGGTTATATATGTCCCAGATAGACGCCGTGCTACTGATATGGAGTCCTTGCTATATATGCGAAATGCTATTAATAGGGTGGAGAATATCTCTTCGATATTAAATATAAAAGATGAATTTTTGGTCTTTTTGAAAAACTCAAACTACCTATTTTCATTTTTCAAAGAGCTAAGCAAAGAGAAAAAGAGAGTCGCAGATTTAAGTATCGCTGATACATACGCTAATTATGATGAGCATCTGACAATTTTAGATAATCTAGGGCGGATTTATAAGCAGAGCTTAGATGAACTTGGCTTATATGATGATATTACGATAAGTGATTACTATGAGATAAATCCAAATTTCATTAGCAATTTTGATAGGATTGAGCTACGGATTGATGGGATTTTGACGCTTTTGGAGTGGGAGATTTTGATTAAAATAAGCGAAAAAATTCCACTTATTTTAAATTTTGATTGTAGTAAATTTAATCAAAAAACGATAGAAAAGATAAGGAATTTCACAAATTTAAATTTCAAAACCGGCCATAACTATAAACTAAATTTAAGCGATAAATCCATAGAAAGCAAGACCAAACTAAACCAAAACCCAAATATAAATATCAAGGGATTTTCTATTCGTAGCTTGCAAGCGGCATTTGTTTTTGATGAGATATCAAATATGATAAGAGATGGGATAAAACCACAAGATATCGCCGTGATACTGCCTGATGAGAGCTTTGCTTTAATTTTGCAGAATTTAGATGAGAATAATATGCTAAATTACGCTATGGGAAAAAGCTTGAAAAATAGCCAAATTTACACGCTTTTACATACGATTAAAGAGGCTATATCTCAAGGATTGGAGTATGAGTTTGATGAGAATTATATACAAAATTCCAAAGAACTAAATCAGTTAATAGCAACTCTAAATAGCTTTAAAATCCCAACGCAAATATATCAAGATATCCAAAATATGTTCTATTCTAAGGCTAAATTTGATAGCTTTGAGAATGCGATAAAATCGCTATTAAATGATATCAAAAGGGTTGATGAGATAGATGAGATTATAGAAAATGAGCTATTTTCTATCAAAACTCTTTTACGCCAAATAGAACTTAAATTTAGCGATGTTTTGGAGCTATTTTTGATAAATTTCTCTAGTAAAACTCAAAGCATGGTCGGCGGTGGTTTAGTAAGCGTGATTGGGATTTTAGAGAGTAGATTTAAGAGTTATGACGGCGTGATTATAGTTGATTTTAATGACTCTTTGGTGCCTAAAAGAAGCCAAAAAGAGATGTTTCTAAGCTCAGCAGTGAGAAAAAATGCTGGTCTAATCAGTCATAGTGATAGAGAGAATTTACAGAGATTTTACTACGAAAGCTTGATAAATAGAGCCAAAAGGGTATCTATCAGCTATGTTGAAAATGATGAGAATATCGTATCTAGATTTATTAGGGATTTTGAGAGCGTTAAGAAGATTGAAATTTCGCAAATTTCATATGAAAACGCCTTGCATAAAGGCGGAATCGCTATTGATTTGACGCCTAGGGATATTGTAGAAACTCACGATTTTTTCGCTGAGCCTATCTCATTTAGTCGCTTAGATACCTATCTTAAATGCAAAAGGCGGTATTATTATAAATATATCAAAAAGATTAAAGAATCTAGATTTTATGATAGAGATGCGCTAGATTTTGGCACTTTGGTACATGAAGCTTTAGAAGAGTATTTTAAGCAATCAAGCGCTAAATTTGATAAAAGCGAGTTTTTACAGATATATAGCAAATATCAAAAAGATACCACGCTAAAAAGCGAGATTTTCAAGCTAAAACTTGATGAGTTCGCATCTAGTCAAAATAGCCATTTCAAAGATGGATTTAGCGTTAGCGAATGTGAGAAAAAGATTGAAGCTAAGTTTAATGGGATTTTTATCAAAGGCAAGATTGATAGAGTAGATATCAATGGTAATGATATTTGGCTTATTGATTATAAGAGTGGAAAAGCAGATGAAAAGTCCTTGCAGCTAGCGTTTTATGAGCTTTTGTATCAAGCGAAATTTGATAAAACCGCTAAGGGGTATTTCTACTCATTTGATGATAATAAATTTACTAATAGCAAAGCCGACATTGATAAATTAATCGAAGTTTTAGATGAGTTAAAAAAGATGAGTAATAGCCAAATTCCCTTTTCTCAAGATACAAAACATTGCGATATATGTCCGTATGAATCTCTGTGTTTAAGGGGATTAAGATGA
- a CDS encoding DUF4006 family protein: MENTNRSVFSLSGVTGMLIATVLLLSILGVLTYLGIVSQQDVMQKPYKLVNPTSVQMKSSMTQEAEVMVVKE; the protein is encoded by the coding sequence ATGGAAAATACAAATAGATCTGTTTTTAGTCTTAGCGGTGTTACTGGTATGCTTATAGCTACTGTTTTACTTCTAAGCATTTTGGGAGTTTTAACATATCTTGGCATCGTATCTCAACAAGATGTTATGCAAAAACCATATAAACTCGTAAATCCAACTTCGGTGCAAATGAAAAGTAGTATGACTCAAGAAGCTGAAGTTATGGTAGTCAAGGAGTAA
- a CDS encoding cbb3-type cytochrome c oxidase N-terminal domain-containing protein: protein MKWFNLEDNVNSLTILGAIAIILLTLVVVGRLFKLMKVKKEGGELSEHNWDGIGEYKNPLPFGWAVVFVLVIIWAIWYFLAGYPLNSYSQIGEYNEEVKAYNDNFQSKFANASSEELRAMGEQVFLLQCASCHGITADGINGKAADLNIWGTEKAIYDVIINGSKGLNYPLGEMPAGLAEAAEAKAIAAFVAKEISAIKKTSNENLVEIGRAAWATCAACHGEDGKGMDGQAPDLTIYGSGAFVVDVLNRGKVGNIGHMPKFAGSGIINPTQEKAVGEYVISLSKGE from the coding sequence ATGAAATGGTTTAATCTAGAAGATAATGTAAATTCGCTTACTATTCTTGGCGCTATAGCTATCATTTTATTGACACTTGTTGTTGTTGGTAGGCTATTTAAGCTGATGAAAGTAAAAAAAGAGGGCGGAGAATTAAGCGAACATAACTGGGATGGAATAGGCGAATATAAAAATCCACTGCCATTTGGTTGGGCTGTTGTGTTTGTATTGGTTATTATTTGGGCTATATGGTACTTTTTGGCTGGATATCCACTAAATTCATATTCTCAAATAGGCGAATATAACGAAGAAGTTAAAGCTTATAACGATAACTTTCAAAGTAAATTCGCAAATGCAAGTAGCGAAGAGCTAAGAGCTATGGGTGAGCAAGTTTTCTTACTTCAATGTGCTAGTTGCCATGGCATAACAGCTGATGGTATCAACGGCAAAGCTGCTGATCTAAATATATGGGGAACTGAAAAAGCTATTTACGATGTCATAATAAATGGTTCAAAAGGACTTAATTATCCACTTGGCGAGATGCCTGCTGGTTTAGCTGAAGCTGCTGAGGCAAAAGCTATTGCAGCTTTTGTTGCAAAAGAAATTTCTGCTATTAAGAAAACAAGCAATGAAAATCTAGTAGAAATAGGACGCGCAGCGTGGGCTACTTGTGCTGCATGCCATGGTGAAGATGGCAAAGGTATGGACGGACAAGCTCCAGATCTTACTATATATGGCTCAGGCGCATTTGTCGTTGATGTATTAAATCGCGGTAAAGTAGGAAACATAGGTCATATGCCTAAATTTGCAGGTTCTGGCATAATAAATCCAACACAAGAAAAAGCTGTTGGCGAGTATGTTATCTCACTTTCAAAAGGAGAATAA
- a CDS encoding cytochrome c oxidase, cbb3-type, CcoQ subunit: MSVETMRELQAYGYFILLVAMVVLLYGYWFHLKKSEKVGRRDYEQYSKLALNDDLSDEILENVSTNNDNAKRSVEK; encoded by the coding sequence ATGAGCGTAGAAACAATGAGAGAACTTCAAGCTTATGGTTATTTTATACTATTAGTAGCTATGGTGGTTTTGCTTTATGGTTATTGGTTTCATCTTAAGAAGTCAGAAAAAGTCGGTAGACGTGACTATGAGCAGTACTCTAAACTAGCGCTAAATGATGATCTAAGCGATGAGATCTTAGAAAATGTTTCTACTAATAACGATAATGCTAAGAGGAGCGTTGAAAAATGA
- the ccoO gene encoding cytochrome-c oxidase, cbb3-type subunit II, giving the protein MFSWLEKNPFFFAVFVFIFIAYAGVVEILPDFADRARPVENKKPYTVLQLAGRQVYINDSCNACHSQLIRPFKSETDRYGMYSISGEYAYDRPFLWGSKRTGPDLWRVGNYRSTDWHENHMKDPTSVVPGSIMPAYKHMFNKNADIETAYAEAFTVKKVFNVPYDTEGMPKLGTLEEAKTMVNEEAAAIVEQMKDQDVKDAFARGEIREIVALIAYLNSLK; this is encoded by the coding sequence ATGTTTAGTTGGTTAGAAAAAAATCCATTCTTTTTTGCAGTATTTGTTTTTATCTTTATAGCTTACGCCGGTGTTGTTGAGATTTTACCTGATTTTGCTGATCGTGCTAGACCTGTTGAAAATAAAAAACCATATACAGTTTTGCAATTAGCAGGTCGTCAAGTATATATCAATGATAGTTGTAATGCTTGTCACTCACAGCTTATCAGACCGTTTAAATCAGAAACAGATAGATATGGAATGTATTCTATCAGTGGCGAATACGCTTATGATAGACCATTTCTTTGGGGATCAAAAAGAACAGGTCCGGATCTTTGGCGTGTAGGTAACTACAGAAGTACTGATTGGCATGAAAATCATATGAAAGATCCAACAAGCGTTGTTCCAGGATCTATAATGCCCGCATATAAACATATGTTTAATAAAAATGCAGACATAGAAACAGCATATGCAGAAGCATTTACTGTAAAAAAAGTATTTAATGTCCCTTATGATACTGAAGGTATGCCAAAACTTGGTACTTTAGAAGAGGCTAAGACTATGGTAAATGAAGAAGCAGCTGCTATAGTTGAACAGATGAAGGATCAAGATGTTAAAGATGCATTTGCTAGAGGCGAGATTCGCGAGATAGTTGCACTTATAGCATACTTGAATAGCTTAAAATAA
- the ccoN gene encoding cytochrome-c oxidase, cbb3-type subunit I gives MQPSNALNYDYTVAKYFMFTTIIFGIVGMAIGTLIAFQMAYPDLNYLAGEYGTFSRLRPLHTNGVVYGFMLSGIFATWYYIGQRVLKVSMSESKFLMFIGKLHFWLYVIVIALAVVSLFAGLSTSKEYAELEWPIDILVVIVWVLWGVSIFGLIGIRREKTLYISLWYYIATFLGVAMLYLFNNMEVPTRLVAGVGSWLHSVSMYAGTNDALVQWWWGHNAVAFVFTVAIIAQIYYFLPKESGQPIFSYKLSLFSFWGLMFVYLWAGGHHLIYSTVPDWMQTMGSIFSVVLILPSWGSAINMLLTMKGEWGQLRENPLIKFMILASTFYMFSTLEGPILSIKSVNALAHFTDWIPGHVHDGTLGWVGFMTMAALYHMTPRVFKRELYSKSLMEAQFWIQTTGIVLYFASMWIAGITQGMMWRATDEYGNLAYSFIDTVTVLIPYYWIRALGGLLYLIGFFMFSYNIFKSISSSKIVEREPVSASPMAA, from the coding sequence ATGCAACCAAGTAATGCATTGAACTACGACTACACAGTCGCTAAGTACTTCATGTTTACCACTATTATATTTGGTATAGTAGGTATGGCTATAGGAACTTTGATAGCTTTTCAAATGGCCTATCCAGATCTTAATTACCTAGCTGGTGAATACGGAACATTTAGTCGTTTAAGACCGCTCCATACAAATGGCGTGGTTTATGGGTTTATGTTGTCAGGTATTTTTGCTACCTGGTATTATATCGGTCAAAGAGTGCTAAAAGTCTCTATGAGCGAATCTAAATTCCTAATGTTTATAGGAAAACTTCATTTTTGGCTATATGTTATTGTTATAGCTTTGGCTGTAGTCAGTCTTTTTGCTGGACTTAGTACTTCAAAAGAGTATGCAGAGCTTGAGTGGCCTATAGATATACTAGTTGTTATAGTGTGGGTATTATGGGGGGTTTCGATATTTGGACTTATCGGAATTCGTCGTGAAAAAACTCTATATATCTCTTTATGGTATTACATTGCTACATTCCTTGGCGTAGCTATGCTATATCTATTTAACAATATGGAAGTTCCTACCCGTCTAGTAGCTGGTGTTGGTAGTTGGTTACATTCAGTTTCTATGTATGCTGGAACAAACGACGCACTAGTTCAATGGTGGTGGGGACATAACGCTGTTGCATTCGTATTTACTGTGGCGATAATTGCTCAAATTTACTATTTCTTGCCAAAAGAGAGTGGACAGCCGATATTTAGTTACAAACTATCACTATTCTCATTTTGGGGCTTAATGTTTGTCTATCTTTGGGCTGGTGGTCACCACCTTATTTATTCTACTGTACCAGATTGGATGCAAACTATGGGATCTATATTCTCAGTAGTTTTGATACTTCCTAGTTGGGGATCTGCGATAAATATGCTTCTTACTATGAAGGGCGAATGGGGACAACTAAGAGAAAATCCACTTATCAAATTTATGATTTTGGCAAGTACGTTCTATATGTTCTCTACTCTTGAAGGACCGATCCTTTCTATAAAATCAGTAAATGCACTAGCACACTTTACTGACTGGATCCCTGGACACGTTCATGATGGAACTCTTGGCTGGGTTGGATTTATGACTATGGCAGCACTTTATCACATGACTCCACGTGTGTTTAAAAGAGAGCTTTATAGTAAATCTTTGATGGAAGCTCAATTTTGGATCCAAACAACAGGTATCGTTCTATACTTTGCTTCTATGTGGATAGCTGGAATCACTCAAGGTATGATGTGGAGAGCTACTGATGAGTATGGCAACCTTGCTTATTCATTTATAGATACAGTTACTGTTCTTATACCGTATTATTGGATTAGAGCTCTTGGCGGATTGCTATACTTAATAGGCTTCTTTATGTTTAGTTATAACATATTCAAATCAATTTCATCAAGTAAAATAGTCGAACGTGAACCAGTAAGTGCTTCACCGATGGCTGCGTAA
- a CDS encoding response regulator transcription factor, whose translation MSEALKNLTVLLVEDEDKIRTSMGNAMDGVFKKVLLAGNGDEGLKKFKKFSPDIVITDISMPIMDGLDMSLEIKKISKDSPIVVLSAFSEKEKLLKAIEIGIDKYIIKPIDMEELFESISYLAQSKINGASIIDIANGYAFNRTKKVLIKGGEEIPLTKKELAFVSILVKRLGTLVLHEEIKNSVWVGEKVSDAAIRTFIKRIRDKVGSNLIKNVPGLGYKIETNL comes from the coding sequence ATGAGTGAAGCACTAAAAAATCTTACTGTATTATTAGTCGAAGATGAGGATAAAATTAGAACTAGCATGGGTAATGCTATGGATGGCGTTTTTAAAAAAGTTTTACTTGCCGGAAATGGCGATGAAGGCTTAAAAAAGTTTAAAAAATTTAGCCCAGATATCGTTATAACTGACATTTCTATGCCGATTATGGACGGACTTGATATGTCACTAGAGATTAAAAAGATCTCAAAAGATTCTCCTATCGTTGTTCTTAGTGCGTTTAGCGAAAAAGAAAAGCTTTTAAAAGCCATAGAGATAGGCATAGACAAATACATCATAAAACCTATAGATATGGAAGAGCTATTTGAATCGATATCTTATTTGGCTCAAAGTAAGATAAACGGAGCAAGTATCATTGATATCGCAAATGGATATGCGTTTAACAGAACAAAAAAAGTCTTAATCAAAGGCGGCGAGGAAATCCCACTTACTAAAAAAGAGCTAGCTTTTGTGTCTATCTTAGTAAAAAGACTTGGAACTTTAGTGTTGCATGAAGAGATAAAAAATAGCGTTTGGGTCGGTGAAAAAGTTAGTGACGCTGCGATTAGAACGTTTATTAAACGTATTCGTGATAAAGTAGGTTCAAATTTGATTAAAAATGTACCGGGTCTTGGTTACAAAATAGAAACAAATTTGTAG
- a CDS encoding PAS domain-containing sensor histidine kinase, translating to MNNLSFKLKQYQDAIDKSNIVSKTDINGYITFVNDEFCKISGYSRKELIGQPHSIVRHPDVPSENFKLLWDTILAKKVHKSIVKNRAKNGSSFYLNTTIIPILGESGDIEEFVAIRHDVTEVVLLNERLLKTQNELKELNLLLEHKVEEQTKELLDLNKNLEQKVLQEVAKNEEKTKLMFQQSRLANMGEMLANIAHQWRQPLNELSIDLFRLKQVSNPNDEFLDIYEHSKSVIKSMSNTIEDFRNFFNSNTKKEKFEVSSALKDAVLMLQRTLEKDGIKLEINCDQNTWVRGYRNELSQVFVNILTNARDAFKDVEPPTKLIKFSIKNGKNYVNIKICDNAGGIKDDTKDKIFEPYFTTKHPSIGTGLGLYMSKQIIEKLNGKIGVKNIKFGTCFEINIPVITTNKGDENE from the coding sequence ATGAATAATCTAAGTTTTAAACTTAAACAGTATCAAGATGCCATTGATAAGAGCAACATAGTCTCAAAAACAGACATCAATGGCTATATCACTTTTGTCAATGATGAGTTTTGTAAAATAAGCGGTTATAGTAGAAAGGAGCTCATCGGACAGCCTCATAGTATAGTTCGTCACCCAGATGTACCTAGTGAAAATTTCAAGCTGCTTTGGGATACTATTTTGGCAAAAAAAGTCCATAAAAGCATCGTTAAAAACAGAGCAAAAAATGGTAGTAGCTTTTATCTAAATACCACCATTATACCTATACTTGGCGAGAGTGGGGATATAGAAGAATTTGTAGCTATCAGGCATGATGTGACAGAAGTCGTTTTGCTAAACGAAAGACTTTTAAAAACGCAAAATGAGCTTAAAGAGTTAAATTTACTTCTTGAGCATAAAGTAGAAGAGCAGACAAAAGAGTTGCTAGATCTAAATAAAAATTTAGAACAAAAAGTCCTACAAGAAGTTGCCAAAAACGAGGAAAAAACTAAACTGATGTTTCAGCAAAGTCGCCTTGCAAATATGGGAGAAATGTTAGCAAACATAGCCCATCAGTGGCGTCAGCCATTAAATGAGCTTAGCATAGATCTTTTTAGACTCAAACAAGTTTCAAATCCAAATGATGAGTTTTTAGATATTTATGAGCATTCAAAATCAGTCATAAAAAGTATGAGCAACACAATAGAAGACTTTAGAAATTTTTTCAATTCAAATACAAAAAAAGAGAAATTTGAAGTTTCTTCTGCACTTAAAGATGCAGTTTTAATGCTACAAAGAACGCTTGAAAAAGACGGGATAAAACTTGAGATAAATTGTGATCAAAATACGTGGGTAAGGGGATATAGAAATGAACTTTCTCAAGTATTTGTAAATATATTAACAAATGCTAGAGATGCATTTAAAGATGTAGAACCTCCTACAAAACTTATTAAATTCTCTATAAAAAATGGCAAAAATTACGTAAATATCAAAATTTGCGATAACGCAGGAGGCATCAAAGACGATACTAAAGATAAAATATTTGAGCCTTATTTTACTACGAAACATCCGAGTATAGGTACGGGTCTTGGACTTTATATGAGTAAGCAGATTATAGAAAAATTAAATGGAAAAATAGGCGTAAAAAATATCAAATTCGGAACTTGTTTTGAAATAAATATACCAGTAATTACAACAAACAAAGGAGATGAAAATGAGTGA